One window from the genome of Candidatus Yanofskybacteria bacterium encodes:
- a CDS encoding Gfo/Idh/MocA family oxidoreductase, with amino-acid sequence MKYKILWIGFGNFAQKIGLVVLAKPGVEIYYFYPDKNKAIERFGIWACWDLNEALADPDIDIVFITTPDDSHTVYLEQCLKAGKHIFVEKPITGYYHEALPLRTLMQKGKVFMVGHNKRREATIRMAKELISNGLIGEVVSIYANDSKGIAYQMNQSNWRFQKARHREGPLITVGIHLIEAVHYLTGKVDSVSSVLKNISKLSEVPDSNATMLCLEKGATALIEANYNMPSVDVFNIYGTDGVINIADDKMWLRKGRDVNRIPSPSLRVDLKPIDTIAEEINEFFDVIEGKKENVETGYQEALNALAVIEACWQSSQQKKIVEMSEFKQYKI; translated from the coding sequence ATGAAATACAAAATACTATGGATAGGATTTGGCAATTTTGCCCAAAAGATAGGCCTTGTTGTATTGGCCAAACCGGGAGTGGAAATATACTATTTTTACCCCGACAAAAACAAAGCAATAGAACGTTTCGGAATATGGGCTTGCTGGGATTTAAATGAGGCATTGGCAGACCCTGACATTGATATTGTGTTTATTACCACGCCGGACGACAGCCACACAGTTTACCTGGAACAGTGCTTAAAAGCAGGAAAACATATTTTTGTTGAAAAACCGATCACTGGTTATTACCATGAGGCATTGCCGCTAAGAACTCTTATGCAAAAAGGTAAAGTGTTCATGGTCGGACACAACAAAAGGCGTGAAGCAACAATCAGGATGGCCAAAGAATTAATATCCAACGGTCTTATTGGTGAAGTTGTAAGCATCTACGCCAACGATTCCAAGGGAATCGCCTATCAAATGAACCAATCAAATTGGCGTTTCCAAAAAGCCCGCCACAGAGAAGGACCACTGATCACGGTTGGTATCCACCTTATTGAAGCCGTTCATTACTTAACAGGAAAAGTTGATTCTGTTTCATCGGTGCTTAAGAACATATCCAAACTATCTGAGGTACCCGATTCCAATGCTACAATGCTTTGTTTAGAAAAAGGTGCAACCGCACTCATTGAAGCCAATTACAATATGCCCTCTGTGGATGTGTTCAATATCTATGGAACGGATGGCGTCATAAATATTGCCGACGATAAGATGTGGCTAAGAAAAGGAAGGGATGTAAATAGGATACCATCCCCATCCTTACGAGTTGATTTAAAACCAATTGACACAATAGCCGAAGAAATCAATGAATTTTTTGACGTTATTGAGGGTAAAAAAGAAAATGTTGAAACCGGCTATCAGGAAGCATTAAATGCTCTTGCAGTGATTGAAGCTTGCTGGCAAAGCTCACAACAAAAAAAAATTGTTGAGATGTCAGAATTTAAACAATATAAAATATAA
- a CDS encoding SIS domain-containing protein, which yields MLTTLDIHMFLVRRQIVYSALSNSSKFKRQILNVISLIKKTFDSGNKVLIFGNGGSAAQAQHFAAELVCKFEKNRQALPTIALTTDSSILTAQSNDNGFETVFSRQIEALCRPGDLVIGLTTSDTDGQHSANIRHAFLTAQKKGAKSIGLFSQKTKNLLPLVDVAIIVPATNTAIIQEVHQTVIHLLCFLIESELVGES from the coding sequence ATGTTAACCACGCTTGACATACATATGTTTTTAGTCAGGAGACAAATTGTGTATAGCGCATTAAGTAATTCGTCTAAGTTTAAGAGGCAAATTTTAAATGTCATTAGTCTTATCAAGAAGACATTTGATTCAGGAAATAAAGTTCTGATTTTCGGCAATGGCGGGTCGGCGGCGCAGGCTCAGCACTTTGCGGCGGAACTTGTTTGTAAGTTTGAGAAAAACCGTCAGGCTTTGCCTACTATTGCTCTAACGACTGATTCTTCAATTTTAACTGCGCAAAGCAATGACAATGGCTTTGAGACGGTTTTTTCAAGACAAATTGAAGCATTATGTCGACCCGGTGATTTGGTAATCGGATTGACCACAAGCGATACAGACGGTCAGCACTCTGCCAATATCCGCCATGCTTTTTTGACAGCCCAAAAGAAGGGTGCCAAATCAATCGGATTATTCAGTCAAAAAACTAAAAATCTATTGCCGCTGGTTGATGTCGCAATTATTGTGCCGGCAACTAATACCGCCATAATTCAAGAAGTTCATCAGACAGTTATACATCTACTCTGTTTTTTAATAGAAAGCGAGTTGGTTGGCGAGTCTTAA
- a CDS encoding radical SAM protein, with the protein MSDSTKNPYSKDELRFRCTTTDTPITESSIRELISMVRAKVNTPTSVYPKTVLEGIISFLQNHSLHEFAGRSDHFKKNSFATSELAHALSYPDSSTRIKYLAYRYKFCQYPAQKILDDFPIVLVVEPTSVCNLRCEMCWWSDKSFTSEKSHMGWMDFGLFKDVVDEASEAGLCSMVFAGRGEPTLHPDFSKMVAYATQKGIIDVKINTNATKLTDKTSRELLEAGPALIVFSIDAHTKEDYEAIRRGAKFEEVTRNLKRFTELKKSEFPNSPTLSRVSMVVFKKSQDIEQARAYWAGLADEFASERATERLGIYESPLRPTENSPCSFLWERLYVLCDGRINPCDEDYKSTLWLGKIDQGHTIKSIWLGEKLQKMRADHMAKLKNNYSPCNRCCGF; encoded by the coding sequence ATGTCTGATTCTACTAAAAATCCTTACTCCAAAGACGAGCTTCGATTCCGTTGCACTACTACCGATACCCCAATAACTGAATCATCTATTCGAGAGCTAATTAGCATGGTGCGGGCAAAAGTTAATACCCCCACTTCTGTTTATCCAAAGACGGTGCTTGAGGGTATTATCAGTTTTTTACAAAATCATAGTTTACATGAATTTGCCGGCAGATCTGATCATTTTAAGAAAAATTCATTTGCCACGTCAGAGCTGGCACACGCACTTTCATATCCAGATTCATCCACAAGAATAAAATATTTGGCTTATCGGTATAAATTCTGCCAATATCCGGCGCAAAAAATACTTGATGACTTTCCGATTGTTTTGGTGGTAGAACCTACCAGCGTCTGCAATTTAAGATGCGAGATGTGCTGGTGGTCAGATAAAAGTTTTACTTCTGAAAAGTCACACATGGGTTGGATGGACTTCGGTTTATTTAAAGATGTTGTAGATGAGGCATCCGAAGCCGGTTTGTGTTCTATGGTTTTTGCCGGAAGGGGTGAGCCGACTCTCCATCCTGATTTCTCCAAGATGGTAGCTTACGCGACTCAAAAAGGTATCATTGACGTGAAGATCAACACAAACGCAACCAAACTAACGGACAAAACGTCGAGGGAACTGCTTGAAGCAGGTCCAGCGCTCATAGTTTTTTCAATTGACGCACACACCAAAGAAGATTATGAAGCAATTCGCAGAGGAGCCAAATTTGAAGAGGTGACTAGAAACCTAAAAAGATTTACGGAGTTGAAAAAAAGCGAATTTCCAAATTCACCAACATTATCCAGAGTATCTATGGTTGTTTTTAAAAAAAGCCAAGATATTGAACAAGCAAGAGCTTACTGGGCAGGATTAGCAGATGAATTCGCTAGCGAAAGAGCAACGGAACGTCTGGGAATTTATGAAAGCCCCTTGCGACCGACAGAAAACTCTCCCTGCTCTTTTTTATGGGAAAGATTATATGTTCTATGTGATGGGAGAATCAACCCTTGTGACGAGGACTACAAATCAACGCTTTGGTTGGGAAAGATAGACCAAGGCCATACGATTAAATCCATTTGGCTCGGCGAGAAGCTCCAAAAAATGCGGGCTGACCACATGGCAAAATTGAAAAACAATTACTCGCCCTGTAATCGTTGTTGCGGGTTTTAG
- the hisH gene encoding imidazole glycerol phosphate synthase subunit HisH: MKPKPTISIIDYGLGNLYSITKACRKFSDSVVVTEDPEVIRSSSALILPGVGSFGAGIDGLKRRGLVKIIKEFADSGRPILGICLGAQLMMSWGYEFGEFAGLSIVSGKVIKFGKLLPGTKVPHIGWNKITVKSKKKEPIFSSLGEKSYFYFVHSYVMQPEDSKNIFATTNYGGNSFCSIIKQGNIYGCQFHPEKSGEVGLKVIKNFIRLI; this comes from the coding sequence ATGAAACCAAAACCAACAATATCAATAATTGATTATGGTCTTGGCAATTTGTATAGCATTACCAAGGCCTGTCGGAAGTTTTCTGACTCTGTTGTTGTGACAGAAGACCCCGAAGTTATAAGGTCATCATCTGCCCTGATTTTGCCGGGGGTCGGTTCTTTTGGGGCCGGGATTGACGGACTAAAGCGGCGTGGTCTGGTTAAGATTATAAAGGAGTTTGCCGATAGCGGCCGGCCCATATTGGGGATTTGTTTGGGTGCTCAATTAATGATGAGTTGGGGATATGAATTCGGTGAATTTGCAGGCTTGAGCATTGTGTCTGGAAAGGTTATTAAGTTTGGGAAGTTATTGCCTGGAACCAAAGTTCCTCATATAGGTTGGAACAAAATTACTGTTAAAAGCAAAAAGAAGGAACCCATTTTCAGCTCTTTAGGCGAAAAGTCATATTTTTATTTTGTTCATTCTTATGTAATGCAGCCGGAAGATTCTAAAAATATTTTTGCCACGACTAATTATGGTGGGAATAGCTTTTGTTCAATTATCAAGCAAGGCAATATTTATGGTTGCCAATTTCATCCCGAAAAAAGCGGAGAAGTCGGTTTAAAAGTAATAAAAAACTTTATTCGTTTAATATGA
- a CDS encoding N-acetyl sugar amidotransferase, with product MKTLYGLPAEVKFCKKCVISNQRPNSAVEFKHTIKSKKETIHFDEQGVCDACRVAETKKNIDWIAREKELTVLCNRYRRNDGYYDCIVPGSGGKDSFFAAHQLKYKFGMHPLTVTWAPHIYTDWGWKNMQSWIHAGLDNVLFTPNGRVHRLLTRLAVENIFHPFQPFIIGQKALAPKMALLYKVPLVFYGENESEYGNPIGDSKKSERDWSYFTASDKSQIFLGGTSFKDLMGRFGLNANDLEAYLPADPKELKKLKLQVHYLGYYLKWHPQGSYYYAVEHGGFQASPERTPGTYSKYNSIDDRIDDLHYYTTFIKFGIGRSTYDAAQEVRSGEITRDEGVSLVKRFDGEFPTRFEDELWKYLSITKKEFPIAYKVFKQPQMTREYFLKLADRFRSPHLWKKNKRKWKLRYQVL from the coding sequence ATGAAAACATTATACGGCCTGCCAGCCGAAGTAAAATTTTGTAAAAAGTGCGTTATTTCTAATCAAAGGCCGAATTCAGCGGTTGAGTTCAAACACACAATAAAGAGTAAAAAAGAAACCATACATTTTGACGAGCAAGGTGTTTGTGATGCTTGTCGTGTTGCCGAGACTAAAAAAAATATTGACTGGATTGCGCGCGAAAAAGAATTAACTGTTCTTTGTAACCGTTATCGCAGGAATGACGGCTATTACGATTGTATCGTTCCAGGTTCTGGCGGTAAGGATAGTTTTTTTGCGGCTCACCAGCTTAAGTATAAATTCGGCATGCACCCGCTGACAGTTACCTGGGCGCCGCATATTTATACTGATTGGGGATGGAAAAATATGCAGTCATGGATTCACGCCGGCCTGGATAATGTTTTATTCACCCCAAACGGACGCGTCCACCGTCTTCTTACTAGATTAGCAGTGGAGAACATTTTTCATCCTTTCCAGCCATTTATAATTGGTCAAAAGGCATTAGCGCCCAAGATGGCCCTACTTTACAAAGTGCCGCTTGTCTTTTATGGTGAAAACGAGTCAGAATACGGCAATCCTATTGGAGATTCCAAAAAATCAGAGCGGGATTGGTCTTATTTTACCGCGTCTGACAAATCGCAAATTTTTCTTGGCGGGACTTCTTTTAAGGATTTGATGGGCAGGTTTGGTTTAAATGCCAATGATCTTGAGGCATACCTTCCGGCCGATCCCAAAGAATTGAAAAAGCTGAAATTGCAGGTTCATTATCTCGGTTATTATCTAAAATGGCATCCGCAAGGTTCTTATTACTATGCCGTAGAACATGGTGGATTCCAGGCATCACCGGAGCGCACACCCGGCACTTATAGCAAATATAATAGCATTGATGACAGGATAGACGACCTGCACTATTACACGACATTCATTAAGTTCGGTATTGGGAGGTCTACTTATGATGCCGCTCAAGAAGTTAGATCCGGTGAGATTACGCGGGATGAGGGTGTTTCTTTGGTAAAAAGATTTGACGGTGAATTCCCAACAAGATTTGAAGATGAATTGTGGAAATATCTTTCAATTACTAAAAAAGAATTTCCCATCGCGTATAAAGTTTTTAAACAGCCGCAAATGACTCGCGAATATTTTTTGAAACTGGCAGACAGGTTTCGTTCGCCGCACCTTTGGAAAAAAAATAAAAGGAAGTGGAAATTAAGGTACCAAGTTTTATAA
- a CDS encoding acylneuraminate cytidylyltransferase family protein — protein sequence MKKIKNLAIIPARGGSKGIPGKNIKIFHGKPLIARTIEQAKGTRLFDRIIVDTENKKIAVIAKKYGAEVPFLRPKKLAGDKSSVNDAVLLLLERLKKTDGYKPDIITLLQTTSPLREISDIKKCWERMQDSKVKSICTICETHPRLYYLDNQGRLILANKIERESTNRQVWPAGYLLNGCMVYMIRTEEFFKTKSFVNKNTVGVLCPRWRSVDLDQREDWIMAEFLYENKEKIHEKLAKF from the coding sequence ATGAAGAAAATAAAAAATTTAGCAATTATTCCAGCCAGGGGTGGATCTAAAGGCATACCAGGAAAGAATATCAAAATTTTTCACGGCAAACCGCTAATTGCGCGCACAATAGAACAAGCCAAGGGAACCAGACTGTTTGATAGGATTATTGTAGATACGGAAAATAAAAAAATCGCCGTGATAGCCAAAAAATACGGTGCGGAGGTGCCGTTTTTAAGACCCAAAAAGTTAGCCGGTGATAAATCTTCGGTTAATGACGCCGTATTGCTGTTGCTTGAAAGACTTAAAAAAACAGATGGTTATAAACCCGACATTATTACGCTTTTACAAACAACTTCGCCATTGAGAGAAATATCCGACATTAAAAAATGCTGGGAACGGATGCAGGATTCCAAAGTCAAATCCATTTGTACAATATGCGAAACCCATCCGCGCCTTTATTATTTAGATAATCAAGGCAGATTAATCTTGGCTAATAAAATTGAAAGAGAAAGCACTAACAGGCAGGTTTGGCCTGCCGGTTATTTATTGAATGGCTGCATGGTTTACATGATCAGAACGGAAGAATTTTTTAAAACTAAAAGTTTTGTTAACAAAAATACGGTAGGCGTTCTTTGTCCCCGTTGGAGATCGGTAGATTTGGATCAACGAGAGGATTGGATAATGGCAGAATTTTTATATGAAAATAAAGAAAAAATACATGAAAAATTGGCAAAATTTTAA
- a CDS encoding HAD hydrolase family protein gives MDSKDLAKIILAVFFDVDGVFTDNRVLEGAPYKAKWRSYYDGQGVSLLRAIGLHVCLITNEKGDSAKGIVDVVEKWNNLPSSQKIFGDGGWHHVRLYTGMGGTKKVIAAEEWLKEIGVTFDRCAFMGDDLVDVPLLQKVALAAAPISADPAIKKIVHFISERPGGYGALRDFVNFILNCRGINPLALPPQ, from the coding sequence GTGGACAGTAAAGATTTGGCTAAAATAATTTTAGCGGTTTTTTTTGATGTTGACGGTGTTTTTACTGATAATCGTGTTCTTGAGGGTGCGCCGTATAAGGCAAAGTGGCGTAGTTATTATGATGGCCAGGGCGTATCATTGCTTAGGGCCATTGGTCTTCATGTTTGCCTTATTACTAATGAGAAGGGCGATTCCGCAAAAGGTATTGTGGATGTGGTGGAAAAGTGGAATAACCTCCCATCTTCTCAAAAAATTTTCGGCGATGGCGGTTGGCATCACGTAAGACTTTATACAGGCATGGGCGGAACAAAAAAAGTTATTGCAGCCGAAGAATGGCTAAAGGAAATCGGAGTAACGTTTGATCGGTGTGCTTTCATGGGTGACGATTTAGTGGATGTTCCGCTTTTGCAAAAAGTAGCGTTGGCGGCGGCTCCGATTTCTGCTGACCCGGCCATAAAGAAAATTGTGCATTTTATTTCGGAACGCCCCGGTGGATATGGCGCTTTGCGTGATTTTGTGAATTTTATTCTAAACTGTCGCGGCATAAATCCGCTTGCGCTTCCTCCGCAATAG
- a CDS encoding N-acetylneuraminate synthase family protein yields the protein MLKIGDKEIGYNKPVFIVAEIGINHNGDINIAKQLIDGAVAQKCDAVKFQKRTIPTVYTAEELAKPRQVNEGILRNAVKRGVLSDEAVKRLTDSDFENSTNGDLKWALEFTQEEYQEIDYYCQQKRILWFASPWDERSVDFLEQFGQPCYKIASACNLDKDLMAYIKSKNKPIIVSVGMADDERIEKIVKFLGEENLVILHCTSTYPGKDNELHLANIPRLIKKYPSALIGYSGHEVGVYSSLVAASLGACVIERHITLDRAMWGSDQAASLELYGLGRLTVQLRDLPTYLGQPVKFVLESEKHIEAKLRRKNTLK from the coding sequence ATGCTTAAAATAGGTGATAAGGAGATTGGTTACAACAAGCCAGTTTTTATAGTTGCCGAAATCGGAATAAATCATAACGGTGATATCAATATAGCCAAACAGCTTATTGATGGAGCGGTTGCGCAAAAATGCGACGCTGTTAAATTTCAGAAAAGAACTATACCCACTGTCTATACCGCTGAAGAATTGGCAAAACCGCGCCAAGTTAATGAGGGCATATTGAGAAATGCCGTTAAACGGGGAGTACTTTCAGATGAAGCTGTTAAGCGTTTGACAGATTCTGACTTTGAAAATTCCACAAACGGAGACCTTAAATGGGCTTTGGAATTTACGCAAGAAGAATATCAGGAAATAGACTATTATTGCCAGCAAAAAAGAATTTTATGGTTTGCTTCGCCTTGGGACGAGAGAAGTGTGGATTTTCTTGAACAATTTGGCCAGCCCTGTTATAAAATTGCTTCCGCCTGCAATTTGGACAAAGATCTAATGGCTTACATAAAATCTAAGAACAAACCAATTATTGTCTCAGTCGGTATGGCTGACGATGAGAGGATTGAAAAAATTGTTAAATTTTTAGGGGAAGAAAATCTTGTAATTTTGCATTGCACATCTACTTATCCCGGCAAAGATAATGAACTGCATTTGGCCAACATTCCCAGGTTGATTAAAAAATACCCCAGTGCTCTTATCGGATATTCAGGGCATGAGGTTGGGGTATATTCCTCTCTTGTTGCCGCCTCATTGGGTGCTTGCGTTATTGAGCGGCACATAACGCTGGACAGGGCCATGTGGGGGTCAGATCAGGCGGCAAGCCTTGAGTTGTACGGTTTGGGCAGATTGACGGTACAGCTAAGGGATTTGCCGACTTATTTAGGGCAACCGGTAAAATTTGTACTGGAATCGGAAAAACACATTGAGGCCAAGTTAAGGCGAAAAAATACATTAAAGTAA
- the hisF gene encoding imidazole glycerol phosphate synthase subunit HisF, giving the protein MQNSNPHNIRIIPRLDIKGSNVVKGIYTEGLRVVGSPRDLARRYYQEGADEILYLDIVASLYQRNLDFGLLKSVADEIFVPLIVGGGIRSLGDIENALRSGADKVAINTYAIAHPEFLPEAVQRFGAQCIVLSVEAKKTANGGWEAYTDGGRERTGIDAVEWIKKAIKLGVGEIVITSVDKDGTRKGFDVELISKVTAFAPVPVIVCGGAGSLESVKEVLDKCKPDVISAASIFHYQDFTIGDLKKFLSRSGFNVRNQ; this is encoded by the coding sequence ATGCAAAATTCTAATCCCCACAACATTAGAATAATTCCAAGGCTGGACATAAAGGGTTCTAACGTGGTTAAGGGTATTTATACCGAGGGTTTGCGTGTTGTCGGCAGCCCGCGTGATTTAGCCAGAAGATATTACCAAGAAGGCGCCGACGAGATTTTGTATCTGGACATAGTTGCTAGTCTTTATCAGAGAAATCTTGATTTCGGATTGCTTAAAAGCGTGGCTGATGAAATTTTTGTGCCGCTTATTGTCGGTGGTGGCATAAGATCACTGGGCGATATTGAAAATGCTTTAAGATCTGGTGCCGACAAGGTGGCCATCAACACTTATGCCATAGCACATCCAGAATTTTTGCCGGAAGCTGTGCAGAGATTTGGTGCGCAGTGTATCGTACTGTCTGTTGAAGCGAAAAAAACTGCTAATGGTGGTTGGGAAGCTTATACCGACGGTGGCCGTGAAAGGACCGGCATTGATGCGGTTGAATGGATAAAGAAGGCGATAAAATTGGGTGTGGGGGAGATTGTAATAACGTCCGTTGACAAAGATGGCACACGTAAGGGATTTGATGTTGAATTAATTTCAAAAGTTACAGCTTTTGCGCCGGTGCCCGTTATCGTTTGCGGCGGCGCGGGAAGTCTGGAATCGGTAAAAGAGGTATTGGATAAGTGTAAGCCTGATGTCATATCGGCAGCTTCAATTTTTCACTATCAAGATTTTACCATCGGAGATTTAAAGAAATTTTTAAGCCGCAGTGGTTTTAATGTTCGTAATCAGTAA
- a CDS encoding Gfo/Idh/MocA family oxidoreductase gives MKIKKKYMKNWQNFNFLQIGLGSMGKRRIRNLLFHGVKKENIFGFDPRKDRCIEANKKYGINTPNSFKKALKKTDADAYIISSPPDTHWPYFLHAARNKKHFFVEHPTTDRGYKELMGLKGEGFIMAPSCTLRFHPAVKMIKKIIGKKQIGEILSFQYHLGQYLPSWHPWEDFRKVYFSNKKTGACREMFAFELGWLSHALNLQRVSKVFGFTEKLSNLNMSADDAYSAILKFKDSVIGNIAVDLLSKKPFRTLRIIGSSGVLQWEWQDNEIKVFDAKNKNWKILKFKKGKSERNYVTTEDMYEEEIGLFLKAIEDKKPFPFTFQENHHFLKTLFALEKSSKLGKVILVK, from the coding sequence ATGAAAATAAAGAAAAAATACATGAAAAATTGGCAAAATTTTAATTTTTTGCAAATAGGGTTGGGTTCAATGGGAAAAAGGAGAATACGCAATCTCCTTTTTCACGGCGTTAAAAAAGAGAACATTTTTGGTTTTGATCCGCGGAAAGACCGTTGCATTGAAGCGAATAAAAAATACGGTATAAACACCCCTAACAGTTTTAAAAAAGCTCTTAAAAAAACCGATGCAGATGCCTACATTATTTCATCTCCGCCAGACACGCATTGGCCGTATTTTTTGCATGCTGCCAGGAACAAAAAGCATTTTTTTGTTGAACATCCTACAACGGACCGTGGCTATAAAGAACTCATGGGCCTTAAGGGCGAAGGTTTCATAATGGCTCCATCATGCACCTTAAGATTTCATCCGGCCGTGAAAATGATAAAAAAAATCATAGGCAAGAAACAAATAGGTGAAATACTCTCTTTTCAATATCATCTTGGCCAATATTTGCCCTCCTGGCATCCGTGGGAAGATTTTAGAAAAGTGTATTTTTCAAATAAAAAGACCGGGGCCTGCCGGGAGATGTTCGCGTTTGAGCTTGGCTGGTTAAGCCATGCTCTAAACCTGCAGAGAGTTTCTAAGGTGTTTGGTTTTACGGAAAAACTTTCCAATCTTAATATGTCAGCCGACGATGCTTATTCGGCAATTTTAAAGTTTAAAGACAGCGTAATTGGAAATATAGCCGTTGATCTTTTGTCCAAAAAACCATTTAGAACATTACGGATTATCGGATCAAGCGGAGTTTTACAGTGGGAGTGGCAGGATAATGAAATAAAAGTTTTTGATGCAAAAAATAAAAATTGGAAGATTTTAAAATTTAAAAAGGGTAAAAGCGAAAGGAACTATGTAACCACAGAAGATATGTATGAAGAAGAAATAGGTTTATTTTTAAAAGCCATAGAAGACAAAAAACCATTTCCTTTTACTTTTCAAGAGAATCACCATTTCCTAAAAACATTATTTGCCCTTGAAAAAAGCAGTAAGTTGGGAAAAGTAATCTTGGTAAAATGA
- a CDS encoding DegT/DnrJ/EryC1/StrS family aminotransferase, translated as MGWRFKGNELKYLKEVLDSDFKLANGSMIKRFEDKFGQVFDMPYAITTTSGTAALHQALLACGIRPGDEVIVPPLTPLMCTLAVIYCRAKPVFADVRSDTFLLDPEDVKRKITPKTKVIMPVHLCGHICDMDEIMSIARGNDFRIIEDCAQCCFGRDHKGRVAGTIGDIGIFSFGEYKMLSSSEGGALITKQNGLAERIRKVGHLGFKNVSAENAGSVGKNPLRIQDPSFLRHDSIGLNYIMSEFTGAVALAQLERINWFLSKRVAMAKLYKQAIGNCDWLKTQSAPPGSKPTFWTYAVLFEGQEKLGISWYEFRNTFIQFGGDKIRAALALVYNDPAIFNLSQTGCFFHDQYEQGEDFKNFLKDNQCCPNAEYLQPRLMYFTTNQENKKEMQKQADALRRTIEYFNTCH; from the coding sequence ATGGGTTGGCGATTTAAGGGCAATGAGCTCAAATACTTAAAAGAAGTGCTGGATTCCGATTTCAAACTTGCCAACGGAAGCATGATCAAAAGATTTGAAGATAAATTCGGGCAAGTATTCGACATGCCATACGCCATAACCACGACATCTGGAACCGCCGCGCTGCACCAGGCTCTTCTTGCCTGCGGCATTCGCCCGGGAGACGAAGTGATCGTGCCGCCCCTGACGCCACTTATGTGCACTTTGGCAGTGATTTATTGTAGAGCCAAGCCGGTTTTCGCGGATGTCAGATCTGATACATTTTTACTTGATCCTGAAGATGTCAAAAGAAAGATAACACCCAAAACTAAAGTCATCATGCCCGTCCATCTGTGCGGCCACATATGCGATATGGATGAAATCATGTCCATAGCAAGGGGGAATGATTTTAGAATAATTGAAGATTGCGCTCAATGTTGTTTTGGGCGAGATCATAAAGGCCGTGTAGCGGGAACAATCGGCGACATCGGTATTTTCAGTTTTGGCGAATACAAAATGCTTTCCAGTAGCGAAGGCGGCGCCCTCATAACAAAACAAAATGGGCTTGCCGAAAGAATTAGAAAGGTGGGGCATCTGGGTTTTAAGAATGTCTCCGCGGAAAACGCTGGATCAGTAGGCAAAAACCCGTTGAGAATTCAAGACCCCAGCTTTTTGAGACATGACTCCATTGGTTTAAATTATATAATGTCAGAATTTACGGGAGCCGTGGCCCTGGCTCAATTGGAAAGAATCAACTGGTTCTTGAGTAAAAGAGTTGCCATGGCAAAATTGTATAAGCAAGCCATTGGAAACTGCGATTGGTTAAAAACGCAATCAGCGCCGCCGGGTTCCAAGCCAACATTTTGGACTTACGCCGTTTTGTTTGAAGGGCAAGAAAAACTCGGAATCAGTTGGTATGAATTCAGGAACACGTTTATTCAATTCGGCGGAGACAAGATCAGGGCGGCTCTGGCCTTGGTTTATAATGATCCGGCAATTTTTAATCTTAGCCAGACCGGCTGTTTCTTCCATGACCAATACGAACAAGGTGAGGATTTTAAAAATTTTCTAAAAGATAATCAATGTTGTCCCAATGCCGAATATCTTCAACCGCGATTAATGTACTTCACCACCAACCAGGAAAATAAAAAAGAAATGCAAAAGCAAGCCGACGCATTGCGCAGAACAATAGAATATTTTAATACTTGCCATTAA